The Coriobacteriia bacterium sequence AGCGCTTTGACTTAATCGGCTTATAACCGCAGGTCAAAGCGCTGTTTTTTATTTGTCAAAGTTGCAAGTACTGCCTAAAGTCAACGGAAATAATGGCATTTGAGGGCAGGATGCGACACAAATGGCGGGAAAAGGGCAGGAGGCAAGGTCTCTGCATAGCAGTGTTATCATTCATACATTGAAACGATTCTGTGGGAGGATGTATGGAGCAAGCTGATAGTCCGATACTAAATATCGAAGAGCAGATTAAACACCTTAGAAGTAAGAATGTGAATTTCTATATTTGTTCCGAAAAAGATGCGCTACAGTATCTTTCAAAAAATAATAATTACTTTAAGCTGCGTGCATATCGAACGGGATTCGAAAAATATCTCGAAGGTAAAAATAAAGGGAAATATATTGATTTAGATTTTGGGAAATTGCAGGATCTTGCCATTATCGATATGGAACTACGTTACTTGCTGTTACATATGACTCTTGATGTTGAGCATTTTGCGAAAGTGCGGCTCTTAAAACTAATAAGTGACAAAGGGGAAGACGGGTACTCGATTGTCAAAGACTACATTAATAGTCTTGACGATACGAGCAAAAATATACTAATTGGCGGTTTGAAGCGACAAGAAGATAGCTGTTATTGCGGCGGCATCGCGACTAAATTTTCTGGCAACTATCCCGTATGGGCTTTTTTGGAGATAATATCGTTTGGAACGTTAGTCCATTTCTATAGATTTTGCTGGAAAAGATTCGACAGCGACAGTTTAAAAAGTGAACATTTTTTATTACTTGGGGTGAAAAGTTTGCGAAATGCCGCAGCGCATAATAGCTGCGTGATTAATGATTTGAGCCCAGGTAAGCCGCCCTTCAAAACCCATGATTTAGTTACGCGGGCATTGGCTAAAGTTGGGCTAACGCCAGATTCGCGCATAAAGAAAATGAGTAATACAAAGATTCAACATATAGTGACATTATTGTTTGCTCATACATACTTTGTTGCAAGTGACGGGGTACAGCAACATGTGAGCCGAAGTCTGCAATTGGTTACTACTAGGATGTTTAGAAATATAGATTATTATGAAAAAAATGAAACCATTAGCACCAGCTTTCTCTTTATAAAAACTGTCATTGACAAGTGGTTCCCAAATACGGATAATAAGAGCACATAAAAAAACAGATTACTGTTTTGCAGGGTGGCATTATGAGTTTGTGATGTCAGCCTGTTTTTTGTTTATATAAGAGTTAACTGCCAGCTGCCGCTTCATACCCTTTATCGATAATTGCCACATCATCGTGCAAGTTGGTGAGCAGCGGACGCACGTACTTATTCAGAGTTGTTGTAACGTCGCAGTGGCCAAGCCATTTGCTGACACTAGCAACATTCATCCCAGAACGTACGGCGGCCGTAGCAAAGCTGTGTCGCAGTGACATGATTGTGATGCGTGGCACATCGTTCGTTGTTGTGAACGTGCGTACGAGTCGGCCACCTGTTTGTGGATTCAAGCGCTTGCCACGAGCGTCGGGTACCACGGGCCAAATCTTTACGATGTTGCCTTCATTTTGAAGCTCGCGTAGACGCTTGAATGCATAGGCGGGCCCTAGTTATAGTCCGGAATGATTTTGGTGTTTTCGGAGGTGTCAGAGCGGGCCCATTGTGCCCCTGTGTGTATTGTGTTTGGCTGTGCCGCCGACAATATATCGCTGCATCTTAAAAACATTTATGCAGAACACGAATTGGATGAAACCGCAACTACCGAGGAATTCTCGGTAGTTCAAAAAGAGGGTGAACGAGAGGTCGCAAGAACCGTTCATTGCTATTCGTTAGAAGCGATCATTGCGGTCGGCTATCGCGTCAATTCCGAACGTGGCACACAGTTCCGCCAATGGGCAACGAACATTCTGCATCAGTATATTCAAAAAGGATTTGCAATCGACGATGACCGATTCAAATATGGCTCGCGGTTCAGTACGCGCTATTTTGATGACTTGCTCGAAGAGATTCGGGATATCCGCGCCAGTGAAAGTATAGTATGGCGAAGAAGAAAAAGAACGAAATCACAGTTCGTTCCAGCGCAGCTGAGTACCTGACATTCGTCGCGGCGACAGGCGCTAACGAGCAGAGTGTCGAAATGCGTTACGAGGACGAGAACATATAGTTGACGCAGAAAATGATGTCTGTGCTATACGATGTCAGTATTCAGAACGTCGGTCAGCATATCAAGAAAATTTTCGCCGACAGCGAGCTTGACCGGGGGGCAACTATAAAGAAATACTTTATAGTTCAAAACGAGGGCTCACGCGAGGTTGAGCACTACAACCTGCAAATGATAATCACAGTCGGCTTCAAAGTGAATAACGAACATGCCGTTCAATTCCGTAAGTGGGCTAATGCCATAGTCAAAGACTACACCACTCAGGGGTGGGCTATGGACGCCGACCGTTTGAAAAATACCGCATCATACAAGACCGCCTGTTCGAGAGTGACTTCGACCACTTTGTCGCACTCGAACAGGGTGCAAAGCAAATTCAGCAGACATTGTCTGCGGAATCCGACGTGAGTGACAACGAATGAAGTTGTAGTTCAGATATCGGCAGTTTCAGGCGTTGCTCGCCGCTTTGATTTTTTCACGGGTCGCCAACTCGTCGAGGTCATAAGGCGTTTCTTGATATACACAATAGTTTACCCAATTGCTGAACAGCAGACTGGCATGCGCTCTCCACGTCATTTTCGGCTCGCGTTGGGGATCGTCGTCAGGGAAATAATTGTGAGGAGTCT is a genomic window containing:
- a CDS encoding Abi family protein — encoded protein: MEQADSPILNIEEQIKHLRSKNVNFYICSEKDALQYLSKNNNYFKLRAYRTGFEKYLEGKNKGKYIDLDFGKLQDLAIIDMELRYLLLHMTLDVEHFAKVRLLKLISDKGEDGYSIVKDYINSLDDTSKNILIGGLKRQEDSCYCGGIATKFSGNYPVWAFLEIISFGTLVHFYRFCWKRFDSDSLKSEHFLLLGVKSLRNAAAHNSCVINDLSPGKPPFKTHDLVTRALAKVGLTPDSRIKKMSNTKIQHIVTLLFAHTYFVASDGVQQHVSRSLQLVTTRMFRNIDYYEKNETISTSFLFIKTVIDKWFPNTDNKST
- a CDS encoding tyrosine-type recombinase/integrase, giving the protein MNPQTGGRLVRTFTTTNDVPRITIMSLRHSFATAAVRSGMNVASVSKWLGHCDVTTTLNKYVRPLLTNLHDDVAIIDKGYEAAAGS
- a CDS encoding virulence RhuM family protein; the encoded protein is MILVFSEVSERAHCAPVCIVFGCAADNISLHLKNIYAEHELDETATTEEFSVVQKEGEREVARTVHCYSLEAIIAVGYRVNSERGTQFRQWATNILHQYIQKGFAIDDDRFKYGSRFSTRYFDDLLEEIRDIRASESIVWRRRKRTKSQFVPAQLST